A genome region from Thalassotalea euphylliae includes the following:
- a CDS encoding IscS subfamily cysteine desulfurase, protein MKLPIYFDYSATTPVDKRVAEKMMAYLTTDGHYGNPASRSHKFGWQAEEAVDIARNQIADLINADSREIVFTSGATESNNLAIKGAAQFYSKKGKHIITCKTEHKAVLDTTRELERHGYEVTYLDPEPNGLIDLTKLEAAMREDTVLVSIMHINNEIGVVQDIQEIGEMCRARKIVFHVDAAQSAGKLPIDMQTLKVDLMSFSAHKIYGPKGIGALYVRRKPRIRLESQIHGGGHERGMRSGTLPTHQIVGMGEAFRIAKEEMAQDLEHVTKMRDRLWAGIKDMEQVFVNGDFDKRYPGNLNVSFNFVEGESLIMALKDLAVSSGSACTSASLEPSYVLRALGLNDELAHSSIRFSFGRFTTEAEIDYAIELIQNAIGHLREMSPLWEMFQDGIDLESVEWVGH, encoded by the coding sequence ATGAAATTACCGATTTATTTTGACTATTCAGCTACTACCCCAGTAGACAAACGTGTCGCCGAAAAAATGATGGCGTACCTTACAACGGATGGCCATTATGGTAACCCAGCGTCACGCTCGCACAAGTTCGGTTGGCAGGCAGAAGAAGCGGTTGATATCGCTCGTAACCAAATTGCTGATCTAATCAATGCTGATTCGCGCGAGATCGTATTCACTTCTGGTGCAACCGAATCAAACAATTTGGCGATCAAAGGTGCTGCGCAGTTTTACAGCAAAAAGGGTAAGCATATTATTACCTGCAAAACTGAGCACAAGGCAGTACTAGACACGACTCGTGAACTCGAGCGCCACGGTTATGAAGTCACTTACCTTGACCCAGAGCCAAACGGTTTAATCGACCTAACTAAGTTAGAAGCGGCAATGCGCGAAGATACTGTGTTGGTTTCTATTATGCACATCAACAACGAGATTGGTGTGGTTCAAGATATCCAAGAAATTGGTGAAATGTGTCGTGCTCGCAAAATCGTATTCCACGTAGATGCAGCACAAAGTGCGGGTAAATTACCAATTGATATGCAGACTTTGAAAGTTGATTTAATGTCGTTCTCGGCACATAAAATTTACGGCCCGAAAGGCATTGGTGCCTTATACGTGCGTCGTAAGCCTCGTATCCGTTTAGAGTCGCAAATCCACGGTGGTGGTCATGAACGCGGCATGCGCAGTGGAACTTTACCTACGCACCAAATCGTTGGTATGGGTGAAGCATTCCGTATCGCCAAAGAAGAAATGGCACAAGACCTTGAGCACGTAACCAAAATGCGTGACCGCTTATGGGCCGGTATCAAGGATATGGAGCAAGTATTTGTAAATGGTGATTTTGATAAGCGTTACCCGGGTAACCTAAACGTAAGCTTCAACTTTGTTGAAGGTGAATCACTAATTATGGCGCTGAAAGACTTAGCGGTATCAAGTGGCTCGGCATGTACATCCGCTAGCCTTGAGCCTTCGTATGTATTACGTGCGTTAGGTTTAAATGACGAGTTAGCACACAGTTCAATCCGCTTTAGCTTTGGTCGCTTCACTACAGAAGCAGAAATCGACTACGCAATTGAGCTTATTCAAAACGCAATTGGTCACCTACGTGAAATGTCGCCGCTTTGGGAAATGTTCCAAGATGGTATTGACTTAGAATCAGTTGAGTGGGTAGGACACTAA
- the iscU gene encoding Fe-S cluster assembly scaffold IscU: protein MAYSEKVIDHYENPRNVGSLDKNDPQVATGMVGAPACGDVMKLQLKISDAGIIEDAKFKTYGCGSAIASSSLVTEWVKGKSIEEAAEIKNTAIAEELALPPVKIHCSILAEDAIKAALEDYQTKQAN from the coding sequence ATGGCATACAGTGAAAAAGTAATCGATCATTACGAGAACCCGCGTAACGTAGGCTCTCTAGACAAAAACGATCCACAAGTCGCAACCGGTATGGTAGGTGCGCCCGCATGTGGAGACGTCATGAAGTTGCAATTGAAAATATCTGACGCAGGTATTATTGAAGATGCAAAATTCAAAACTTACGGTTGTGGTTCAGCAATCGCTTCAAGCTCACTGGTAACAGAGTGGGTAAAAGGCAAAAGCATTGAAGAAGCCGCTGAAATAAAAAACACAGCAATCGCTGAAGAGCTAGCATTACCGCCTGTGAAAATTCACTGCTCTATCTTAGCGGAAGATGCAATTAAAGCTGCGCTCGAAGATTACCAGACTAAACAAGCAAACTAG
- the iscA gene encoding iron-sulfur cluster assembly protein IscA, whose product MAVTMTTAAADRVRSFLTNRGKGLGLRLGIKTTGCSGLAYVLEFVDELNEDDELYNIDDVNIIIDGKSLVYLEGVELDFVKEGLNEGFKFTNPNAKGECGCGESFNV is encoded by the coding sequence ATGGCAGTAACCATGACAACAGCAGCAGCCGATCGCGTTAGATCGTTTTTAACCAACCGAGGTAAGGGCCTTGGCTTGCGTTTAGGTATTAAAACCACTGGCTGCTCAGGTCTTGCCTATGTTTTAGAGTTTGTTGATGAACTCAATGAAGATGACGAGCTTTACAATATCGATGATGTAAATATTATCATTGATGGTAAAAGCTTAGTTTATCTTGAAGGTGTTGAGTTAGACTTTGTTAAAGAAGGGCTTAACGAAGGCTTTAAATTTACCAACCCGAATGCCAAAGGCGAATGTGGTTGTGGTGAAAGCTTTAACGTTTAA
- the hscB gene encoding co-chaperone HscB — MNYFELFALDEKFNIDTSHLTQVYQQLQRSVHPDRFAHASSQEQMLAVQKSSLINDAYQTLKKPLKRAEYMLTLRGTEMPNEQASFKDNMFLMRQMELREMLAEVKFADDIDAAIFEANQVLESEFTELYKAMQVKLAEQTGDANQEASEILRKLKFYHKLNVELDRLEDLLFES, encoded by the coding sequence TTGAATTACTTTGAATTGTTTGCGCTTGACGAGAAATTCAACATTGATACCTCTCACTTAACGCAAGTTTATCAACAACTACAGCGAAGCGTTCACCCTGATCGCTTCGCGCATGCCTCAAGCCAAGAGCAAATGTTAGCGGTGCAAAAGTCATCGCTGATTAACGATGCTTACCAAACCCTGAAAAAACCACTAAAACGCGCTGAATACATGCTGACGCTACGCGGTACTGAAATGCCGAACGAGCAAGCATCATTTAAAGACAATATGTTTTTGATGCGCCAGATGGAATTGCGCGAAATGCTGGCAGAAGTAAAGTTTGCCGACGATATCGATGCCGCTATCTTTGAAGCTAATCAGGTGCTTGAAAGCGAATTTACTGAGCTGTACAAAGCGATGCAGGTAAAACTAGCAGAGCAAACGGGTGATGCTAATCAAGAAGCCAGTGAGATTTTACGCAAGCTCAAGTTTTATCATAAATTGAATGTAGAGCTTGATCGCTTAGAAGACTTATTGTTCGAAAGCTAA
- the hscA gene encoding Fe-S protein assembly chaperone HscA: MALLQIAEPGQSTVPHEHRLAVGIDLGTTNSLVASVQSGESTTLKDKNGQDILPSIVSYQAEQTLVGYAAKEFSVADPHNTIVSAKRLIGRSLADIQSKYPTLPYEFGGDENHPELITRQGQINPVQVSGEVLATLRERAESALGGELVGAVITVPAYFDDAQRQSTKDAAKLAGLNVLRLLNEPTAAAVAYGLDSGKEGVIAVYDLGGGTFDISILRLNKGVFEVLATGGDSALGGDDFDIAVADYLVEQAGLQRPLSASMERQINQQACLAKEALSNAEQHTVSLALENGESWQHELTKATFDALIGKLVNQTLRACRRALKDANVSTDEVIEVVMVGGSTRVPLVRTEVEKFFGKLPLTSIDPDKVVAIGAAIQADILAGNKPDSDMLLLDVIPLSLGLETMGGLVEKVIQRNTTIPVAKAQEFTTFKDGQTAMSIHVLQGERELVDACRSLARFELRGIPPMAAGAAHIRVTFKVDADGLLEVSAMEKSTGVEASIEVKPSFGLEENQIANMIKDSMTNAKQDMQARMLKEQQVEAARVLESVRAALDTDKDLLNAEEIEKIDAALTTLAAVAKTTATNDIEQQIEVVNQVTASFAEKRMDSSIRTALAGQSVDKV; this comes from the coding sequence ATGGCGTTACTACAAATCGCAGAACCTGGGCAAAGTACTGTCCCTCATGAACATCGTCTTGCCGTGGGTATTGACTTAGGCACTACCAACTCCTTAGTTGCCAGTGTCCAAAGTGGCGAAAGCACCACCTTAAAAGATAAAAATGGCCAAGACATTTTGCCATCTATCGTTAGCTACCAAGCAGAACAAACGTTAGTGGGTTATGCCGCCAAAGAATTTTCAGTAGCCGACCCACATAATACAATTGTTTCTGCCAAGCGCTTAATTGGTCGCTCGCTGGCTGATATTCAAAGCAAATATCCGACCTTACCGTATGAGTTTGGTGGTGATGAAAATCATCCTGAATTAATTACCCGCCAAGGGCAAATCAACCCAGTGCAAGTTTCGGGTGAAGTGCTTGCAACGTTACGCGAACGTGCGGAATCTGCTTTAGGTGGCGAACTAGTCGGTGCGGTAATCACGGTACCTGCCTACTTTGACGACGCGCAGCGCCAAAGTACAAAAGATGCGGCGAAATTAGCGGGTTTAAATGTACTTCGTTTATTGAACGAACCAACAGCCGCAGCGGTAGCCTATGGTTTGGACTCAGGCAAAGAAGGCGTTATCGCGGTATACGACTTAGGTGGTGGTACCTTTGATATTTCAATCCTGCGCTTAAATAAAGGTGTATTTGAAGTATTAGCCACTGGCGGTGATTCAGCTTTAGGTGGTGATGATTTTGATATCGCGGTTGCTGACTACCTAGTTGAGCAAGCTGGCTTACAGCGTCCACTTTCCGCTTCAATGGAACGCCAAATCAACCAACAAGCGTGCTTAGCCAAAGAAGCCCTGTCTAACGCTGAACAACATACGGTAAGCTTAGCGTTAGAAAATGGCGAGTCGTGGCAGCATGAGTTAACTAAAGCAACTTTTGACGCTTTAATTGGCAAGTTGGTTAATCAAACCTTGCGGGCTTGTCGCCGTGCATTAAAAGATGCGAATGTTTCGACTGATGAAGTAATTGAAGTGGTCATGGTCGGTGGCTCGACACGTGTACCGCTAGTGCGCACGGAAGTTGAAAAGTTCTTTGGTAAACTGCCACTAACTTCAATCGACCCTGACAAAGTGGTCGCAATTGGCGCCGCGATTCAAGCCGATATTTTGGCTGGTAACAAACCTGACAGCGATATGTTATTGCTTGATGTTATTCCACTATCGCTTGGTTTAGAGACAATGGGCGGCTTAGTGGAAAAAGTTATTCAGCGTAACACCACAATCCCTGTCGCTAAGGCGCAAGAGTTCACCACCTTTAAAGACGGCCAAACGGCGATGTCGATTCACGTGCTACAAGGTGAACGTGAACTCGTAGATGCCTGTCGCTCATTGGCGCGCTTTGAGCTTCGCGGTATTCCACCAATGGCAGCAGGTGCGGCTCATATTCGCGTGACTTTTAAAGTGGACGCAGATGGCCTGTTAGAAGTTAGCGCCATGGAAAAATCAACGGGTGTTGAAGCCAGCATTGAAGTCAAACCATCTTTTGGCCTTGAAGAGAATCAAATCGCCAATATGATCAAAGACTCAATGACCAATGCCAAGCAAGATATGCAAGCGCGTATGCTTAAAGAGCAACAAGTAGAAGCCGCTCGTGTATTAGAGTCAGTGCGCGCCGCGCTCGATACAGATAAAGATTTATTAAATGCTGAAGAAATCGAAAAGATTGACGCAGCGTTAACGACGTTAGCAGCGGTTGCAAAAACAACAGCAACTAACGATATTGAACAACAAATTGAAGTGGTTAATCAGGTAACGGCAAGCTTTGCCGAAAAGCGTATGGACTCCTCAATACGCACTGCGCTGGCTGGCCAATCGGTAGATAAGGTGTAA
- the fdx gene encoding ISC system 2Fe-2S type ferredoxin, with protein MPQIIFLPHEEFCPDGAVVEAEQGESVLNVALKNDIGIEHACEKVCACTTCHVIIREGFDSLDESDELEDDMLDKAWGLEPESRLGCQAIIKDEDLVVEIPKYTVNMVSENH; from the coding sequence ATGCCACAAATTATTTTCTTACCACATGAAGAATTTTGCCCAGACGGCGCTGTTGTTGAAGCAGAGCAGGGCGAAAGCGTATTAAACGTTGCGCTTAAAAATGACATTGGCATTGAACACGCCTGTGAAAAAGTTTGTGCCTGTACTACCTGTCACGTCATCATTCGTGAAGGTTTTGACTCACTAGATGAATCAGATGAATTGGAAGACGATATGCTTGATAAAGCATGGGGCTTAGAGCCAGAATCTCGCTTAGGCTGCCAAGCGATTATTAAAGACGAAGATTTGGTAGTAGAAATTCCTAAATACACAGTGAATATGGTGTCGGAAAATCACTAG
- a CDS encoding XdhC family protein, translated as MSTSLKDILTTWHSRKDQTEWVLCTLYKTEGSSYRKLGAMMMFSGDGAQLGLLSGGCLEGDIQQHAKQVIANQLTKQLTYDATDEDDLTFQLGIGCGGIVHILMQPVSKANEYLALDKLLASLEQEGSGVYRQQIPGSPSAAIGQFEAIEQTGKWSTDRKATLVEIDNTTWLETHIYPDPHLLIVGGGYDARPLSSMAKNMGWQVSVWDSRAANARKAYFQDADHILNGSIEELAEFTQQHKVAGIVYMCHSVSLDAKTLAALHQMPVAYMGLLGPAHRKDQVIEASSIDINKVTAPLSGPIGLNLGGETPESIALAILAEMHAVICQKDGKSLSNVIP; from the coding sequence ATGTCAACTTCCTTAAAAGATATTTTAACCACTTGGCACTCTCGAAAAGACCAAACTGAATGGGTACTTTGCACCCTCTATAAAACCGAAGGCTCTAGCTATCGCAAGCTGGGTGCTATGATGATGTTTTCCGGGGATGGCGCCCAACTGGGCTTGCTATCTGGTGGTTGCTTAGAGGGAGATATTCAGCAACATGCTAAACAAGTCATTGCTAATCAGCTAACAAAACAACTGACCTATGATGCAACAGATGAAGACGACCTGACGTTCCAACTCGGGATTGGTTGTGGCGGTATTGTCCATATTTTAATGCAGCCGGTTAGTAAAGCGAACGAGTACCTAGCGTTAGACAAGTTGCTGGCGTCACTTGAGCAAGAAGGTAGTGGTGTTTACCGCCAGCAAATACCGGGTAGCCCAAGTGCAGCGATAGGCCAATTTGAAGCTATTGAACAAACAGGAAAATGGTCTACTGATCGCAAGGCGACATTAGTAGAAATAGATAATACCACTTGGCTAGAAACCCACATTTACCCCGATCCTCACTTGCTAATTGTTGGCGGCGGTTATGACGCTCGGCCATTATCAAGTATGGCAAAAAACATGGGCTGGCAAGTTTCGGTATGGGATTCAAGAGCAGCAAATGCCCGTAAAGCCTACTTTCAAGATGCCGATCATATCCTTAACGGCAGTATTGAAGAGCTCGCAGAATTTACTCAACAACATAAAGTTGCCGGTATTGTTTATATGTGCCACAGCGTTAGCTTAGATGCTAAAACACTGGCAGCACTCCATCAAATGCCTGTTGCTTACATGGGGTTACTAGGCCCTGCACATCGTAAAGACCAGGTAATAGAAGCGAGTAGTATCGATATCAATAAAGTGACAGCACCGCTTTCAGGGCCAATAGGGCTAAACCTTGGTGGAGAAACACCTGAGAGTATTGCGCTAGCGATTTTAGCAGAAATGCATGCGGTAATTTGCCAAAAAGATGGTAAATCGTTAAGCAACGTTATTCCGTAG
- the minC gene encoding septum site-determining protein MinC codes for MSQAEFELKGSLFTLSALQMTEYDLNKLSAWLNAKVEQAPGFFYRAPLIINIAALAESVIDFAAVKAVVERHDFIFVGISGGSKAQKEAAKEAGLAVVAHSQDKAGTVKPKVAAKPEKIVEKVVEKTVEKLIEKAVFQPAKVIEHTIRSGQQIYAKDTDLIIKGQVSAGAEVIADGNIHIYGTLRGRAIAGAKGDKTARIYCSNLQAELVSINGNYWLSDSLQEKVWAQAASVRLVDDQLTVEDLK; via the coding sequence ATGTCGCAAGCTGAGTTTGAACTCAAAGGTAGCTTATTTACATTATCTGCGCTGCAGATGACTGAATATGATTTAAATAAGTTGTCAGCTTGGCTAAATGCCAAAGTTGAACAAGCCCCAGGATTTTTCTACCGAGCTCCCTTAATCATCAATATTGCCGCACTGGCAGAAAGCGTTATTGACTTCGCCGCGGTTAAAGCAGTGGTTGAGCGTCACGATTTTATTTTCGTTGGTATTAGTGGTGGCAGCAAGGCACAGAAGGAAGCAGCGAAAGAAGCTGGATTGGCGGTAGTCGCTCATAGCCAAGATAAAGCGGGTACAGTAAAGCCAAAAGTGGCGGCTAAACCTGAGAAAATTGTGGAAAAGGTTGTCGAAAAAACGGTAGAAAAACTCATTGAGAAAGCGGTGTTTCAGCCCGCCAAAGTTATTGAGCATACCATTCGTTCCGGTCAGCAAATTTATGCAAAAGATACCGACTTGATAATTAAAGGTCAGGTTAGTGCTGGCGCAGAAGTTATTGCCGACGGCAATATTCACATCTATGGCACGCTCAGAGGGCGAGCCATTGCAGGCGCTAAAGGCGATAAGACAGCCAGAATTTACTGTAGCAATTTGCAAGCTGAGTTGGTGTCAATCAATGGTAATTACTGGTTAAGTGATTCCTTGCAAGAGAAAGTATGGGCACAAGCGGCAAGCGTTAGATTAGTTGATGATCAGTTAACCGTAGAAGATTTAAAATAA
- the minD gene encoding septum site-determining protein MinD, with protein MAKIIVVTSGKGGVGKTTSSAAIGTGLALKGKKTVILDFDIGLRNLDLIMGVERRVVYDFVNVINGEANLNQALIKDKRVDNLYILPASQTRDKDALTKEGVGKVLDDLSKDFDYILCDSPAGIEAGAQMALYFADEAIVVTNPEVSSVRDSDRILGILQSKSRHAEQGSSIPEHLLLTRYNPERVDMGEMLSVEDVKEILAIELIGVIPESKAVLSASNAGQPVILDEQSDAGQAYIDAVERLLGEKVDFRFLTAKKKGLLNRLFGS; from the coding sequence ATGGCAAAAATTATTGTAGTGACATCAGGTAAAGGTGGTGTTGGTAAAACTACGTCAAGTGCGGCAATTGGCACAGGTTTGGCGTTAAAGGGTAAAAAAACCGTTATTCTAGATTTTGATATCGGCTTACGTAATCTTGATTTGATTATGGGCGTTGAGCGTCGCGTGGTTTATGATTTTGTTAACGTTATCAATGGTGAAGCCAACTTAAATCAAGCGTTAATCAAAGATAAGCGCGTGGACAACCTTTATATCTTACCTGCGTCACAAACGCGTGATAAAGATGCGTTGACTAAAGAGGGTGTCGGCAAGGTACTAGACGATTTAAGTAAAGATTTTGATTACATTCTATGTGATTCGCCAGCGGGTATTGAAGCTGGTGCGCAAATGGCGCTTTATTTTGCCGATGAGGCAATTGTGGTCACTAACCCAGAAGTATCATCAGTGCGTGACTCAGACCGTATTTTAGGTATTTTGCAAAGTAAGTCGCGCCATGCCGAGCAAGGAAGCAGTATTCCTGAACATCTACTATTAACCCGTTACAATCCAGAGCGCGTTGATATGGGAGAAATGCTAAGTGTTGAAGACGTAAAAGAAATTTTAGCGATTGAGCTCATTGGGGTTATTCCTGAGTCTAAAGCTGTGCTTAGTGCTTCAAATGCCGGACAACCAGTAATCTTGGATGAGCAAAGTGATGCTGGCCAAGCTTACATTGATGCAGTTGAAAGATTACTTGGTGAGAAAGTTGATTTTCGCTTCTTAACGGCGAAGAAAAAAGGACTATTAAACCGCTTGTTTGGGAGTTAA
- the minE gene encoding cell division topological specificity factor MinE, translated as MALLDYFRSSKKTSASLAKERLQIIVAHERNARSGPDYLPQMKRDIIEVISKYVPSINSDQVSVQLEQKDDDLAVLELNVTLPEKN; from the coding sequence ATGGCTTTATTAGATTATTTTCGTTCGTCAAAGAAAACTTCAGCGTCGCTAGCCAAAGAGCGCTTGCAAATCATTGTTGCCCATGAGCGAAATGCGCGCTCTGGCCCTGATTATTTGCCGCAAATGAAGCGTGACATCATTGAAGTGATCAGCAAATATGTGCCAAGCATTAACTCTGATCAAGTGTCGGTCCAGCTAGAACAAAAAGACGACGATCTAGCGGTACTAGAACTAAACGTTACATTGCCTGAAAAAAACTAG